Proteins encoded together in one Camelina sativa cultivar DH55 chromosome 9, Cs, whole genome shotgun sequence window:
- the LOC104711956 gene encoding L-type lectin-domain containing receptor kinase IV.2-like, translating to MFIKLKLFFFFFLLCQILRSSSQNFIYNGFHPPLTGISLQGLATVTPNGLLKLTNTSVQKTGHAFYTEKIRFKDSQNGNVSSSFSTTFVFAIHSQIPTLSGHGIAFVVAPTLGLPSALPSQYIGLFNISNNGNDTNHIFAVEFDTIQSNEFGDPNDNHVGIDINGLRSANYSTAGYWDGHDEFRNLSLISRKRIQVWIDYDHLTHRIDVTMAPFDSHKPKRPLVSYVRDLSSILLEEMYVGFSSATGSVLSEHFVLGWSFSLNGVAPMLSLSKLPKLPRFEPKRISEFYKIGMPLISLTLIFSIIFLAFYIVRRRKKYEEELDDWETEFGKNRFRFKELYHATKGFKEKDLLGSGGFGRVYRGILPTTKLEVAVKRVSHDSKQGMKEFVAEIVSIGRMSHRNLVPLLGYCRRRGELLLVYDYMPNGSLDKYLYNNPEVTLDWKQRSKIIKGVASGLFYLHEEWEQVVIHRDVKASNVLLDADFNGRLGDFGLARLYDHGSDPQTTHVVGTLGYLAPEHSRTGRATTATDVYAFGAFLLEVVSGRRPIEFHSQSDDDTFLLVEWVFSLWLRGNIMEAKDPKLGSSGNDLEEVEMVLKLGLLCSHSDPRARPSMRQVLQYLRGDMALPDLTPLDLSAGSMMNLGGRDGFSGIAMTDFSSVFKGFTGGSSIADSQLSGGR from the coding sequence ATGTTCATTAAGctcaagctcttcttcttcttcttccttctctgtcAAATTCTGAGATCTTCTTCTCAAAACTTCATCTACAATGGCTTTCATCCTCCATTAACAGGCATCTCACTACAAGGTCTCGCCACTGTCACTCCCAACGGTCTCTTGAAACTAACCAACACATCGGTTCAAAAAACCGGTCACGCCTTCTATACCGAAAAGATCCGGTTCAAAGATTCCCAAAACGGCAACGTTTCGTCGTCCTTCTCCACAACCTTCGTCTTCGCGATACACTCTCAGATCCCAACGCTAAGCGGCCATGGAATCGCCTTCGTCGTAGCTCCGACGCTAGGTCTTCCTTCCGCACTTCCTAGTCAATACATCGGTCTATTCAACATCTCCAACAATGGCAACGACACGAATCATATCTTCGCCGTCGAGTTCGATACTATCCAGAGCAACGAGTTCGGAGATCCAAACGATAACCACGTCGGAATCGATATCAACGGTTTGCGATCGGCGAATTACTCTACGGCTGGGTACTGGGATGGTCACGACGAGTTTCGGAATCTGAGTTTGATTAGTCGCAAACGGATCCAGGTTTGGATCGATTACGATCATCTTACTCATCGAATCGATGTCACCATGGCTCCCTTCGATTCCCATAAACCTAAGAGACCTCTTGTTTCGTATGTGAGAGATCTATCTTCGATTCTTCTTGAAGAGATGTATGTAGGTTTCTCATCAGCGACTGGCTCAGTTCTCTCCGAGCATTTCGTACTCGGTTGGAGTTTCTCGTTAAACGGTGTCGCTCCGATGCTTTCGCTATCGAAACTCCCGAAGCTTCCTCGATTCGAGCCGAAACGAATCTCTGAGTTTTACAAAATCGGTATGCCTTTGATTTCACTAACTCTGATCTTCTCAATCATCTTCCTCGCGTTCTATATcgtgaggaggaggaagaagtacGAGGAAGAGCTTGATGATTGGGAGACAGAGTTTGGGAAGAACAGATTCAGATTCAAGGAGCTGTATCACGCGACGAAAGGGTTTAAGGAGAAGGATCTTCTCGGATCCGGTGGATTCGGGAGAGTTTACAGAGGGATTTTACCTACGACGAAGCTTGAAGTCGCTGTGAAGAGAGTCTCACATGATTCAAAACAAGGTATGAAAGAGTTTGTGGCGGAGATTGTGAGTATTGGTCGGATGAGTCACCGGAATTTAGTTCCTCTTTTGGGGTACTGTCGCCGGAGAGGAGAGCTTCTTCTGGTTTATGATTACATGCCTAATGGGAGCTTAGACAAGTATCTTTACAACAATCCTGAGGTAACGTTAGATTGGAAACAAAGATCTAAGATTATCAAAGGAGTTGCATCAGGATTGTTTTACCTCCATGAGGAATGGGAACAAGTTGTGATTCACCGTGACGTGAAAGCTAGCAATGTTTTGTTAGATGCTGATTTCAACGGTAGACTCGGCGATTTCGGGTTGGCTCGGTTGTATGATCACGGATCAGATCCTCAGACTACTCACGTTGTTGGAACGTTGGGTTACTTAGCACCTGAACATTCCAGGACTGGACGTGCCACGACCGCGACTGATGTATATGCGTTTGGTGCGTTTCTTCTAGAAGTTGTTTCAGGTAGACGTCCCATTGAGTTCCATAGCCAAAGCGACGATGATACGTTCTTGCTTGTGGAATGGGTTTTCAGTTTGTGGTTGAGAGGAAATATAATGGAAGCGAAAGATCCGAAACTCGGGTCGTCTGGTAATGATCTTGAAGAGGTTGAAATGGTTTTGAAACTTGGACTGTTGTGTTCGCATTCAGATCCTCGTGCTAGACCGAGTATGAGGCAAGTGTTGCAGTATTTAAGAGGAGACATGGCTTTGCCGGATTTAACTCCCTTGGATTTGTCGGCTGGGAGCATGATGAATTTGGGAGGCCGAGACGGTTTTAGTGGTATTGCGATGACGGATTTTTCCTCAGTGTTTAAAGGGTTTACAGGCGGATCTTCCATCGCTGACTCTCAACTCTCTGGTGGGAGGTGA
- the LOC104711958 gene encoding transcriptional regulator TAC1-like, with product MNRKYLDRRSYSWSGSQARPYICDFCERGFSNAQALGGHMNIHRKDRAKLRQANLKEEDTEEATTSTNQLEQELIELPFFVDTVRRPTTKEEDDKSDNCVRDEEKNRTRILETALSQSAEVIDLELRLGLDPYKKSTST from the coding sequence ATGAATAGAAAATACTTGGATCGTCGATCATACTCATGGTCCGGATCACAAGCAAGACCATACATATGCGATTTTTGCGAGAGAGGTTTCTCTAACGCACAAGCTTTAGGAGGGCACATGAACATCCACAGAAAAGACAGGGCAAAACTTCGACAAGCGAacctgaaagaagaagatactgaAGAAGCCACCACTTCGACAAATCAGTTAGAGCAAGAGCTTATTGAGTTACCGTTCTTCGTTGATACGGTCCGTCgaccaacaacaaaagaagaagatgataaaagCGACAACTGTGtaagagatgaagaaaagaacaGAACGAGGATACTTGAAACGGCTTTATCTCAAAGTGCAGAAGTGATAGATCTTGAGCTCCGGCTAGGATTAGATCCTTATAAGAAATCAACAAGTACGTAA
- the LOC104711957 gene encoding ultraviolet-B receptor UVR8-like — MKWNAGEAFTWGWKECIPSKDPVRKQQSGSSEQVSPSSQGSNAASGMTLQNENRKGGEELVKRRRVSTAKDEAEGLSLGEDFFAITPSLVSVGLGVRITSVATGGRHTLALSDIGQIWGWGYGGEGQLGLGSRIKMVSSPHLVPCFESPGSGKERSFTLHQGITTTSTQVSREPGRQIKAISCGGRHSAAITDTGGLITFGWGLYGQCGHGNTNDQLRPMAVSSVQSVRMESVAAGLWHTICISSDGKVYAFGGNQFGQLGTGTDHAEMIPRLLDGQNLEGKHAKAISCGARHSAVLAGMVFKC, encoded by the exons ATGAAATGGA ATGCTGGTGAAGCATTTACTTGGGGTTGGAAGGAATGCATTCCATCAAAGGATCCTGTTAGGAAGCAGCAGAGTGGCTCGAGTGAGCAAG TGAGTCCATCATCACAAGGTTCAAATGCAGCCAGTGGTATGACACTGCAGAATGAGAATCGGAAGGGAGGGGAGGAATTGGTAAAGCGGAGGCGGGTTTCAACTGCCAAAGATGAAGCCGAAGGCCTTTCACTTGGAGAGGACTTCTTTGCTATCACACCTTCACTTGTGAGTGTTGGCCTTGGAGTGAGGATCACCAGTGTTGCTACTGGTGGTAGGCATACTCTGGCCTTGTCAG ATATAGGACAGATTTGGGGTTGGGGATATGGAGGCGAAGGGCAATTAGGATTGGGTTCCCGTATTAAAATGGTCTCGTCTCCTCATCTAGTACCTTGCTTTGAATCCCCTGGATCTGGAAAAGAAAGATCTTTCACATTGCATCAAGGAATAACAACCACGTCTACTCAAGTTTCAAGAGAACCTGGTCGGCAAATAAAGGCTATTTCTTGTGGAGGTCGTCATAGCGCTGCAATTACAG ATACTGGAGGGTTAATAACTTTTGGCTGGGGACTCTATGGACAG TGTGGCCATGGAAACACAAATGATCAGTTAAGGCCCATGGCTGTGTCATCAGTGCAGAGTGTTCGGATGGAAAGTGTAGCAGCTGGATTGTGGCACACTATTTGCATCTCTAGTGATGGTAAAGTGTATGCCTTTGGTGGAAACCAATTTGGTCAACTGGGAACTGGCACTGATCACGCTGAG ATGATACCGAGGTTGCTGGATGGCCAGAATTTGGAGGGCAAACACGCAAAAGCAATTAGTTGCGGCGCGCGGCATAGTGCGGTTTTGGCAGGTATGGTTTTTAAATGTTAA